One Balneola sp. DNA window includes the following coding sequences:
- a CDS encoding aspartate 1-decarboxylase, with amino-acid sequence MKITMFKSKLHQMAVTEANLMYEGSITIDQDLLDAANLLPYEKVQVLNITNGSRLETYTIPGERGSRVCCLNGAAARMTHVGDRIIVISYAEMTPEEAKEHKPRVVIVDENNDPKEILDNTQPGTSYDMKSGLVDNTLID; translated from the coding sequence ATGAAGATCACGATGTTTAAATCAAAACTGCACCAAATGGCAGTGACCGAAGCCAACCTGATGTATGAAGGTAGTATTACTATCGATCAGGACTTGCTGGATGCCGCTAATCTTCTGCCCTACGAAAAAGTGCAGGTGCTCAATATCACAAATGGATCTCGCTTAGAAACTTACACCATTCCGGGAGAGAGAGGAAGTCGTGTTTGCTGCCTGAATGGAGCCGCTGCTCGCATGACCCATGTTGGGGATAGAATTATTGTAATCAGCTATGCCGAGATGACTCCGGAAGAAGCTAAAGAGCATAAGCCGAGAGTAGTTATAGTTGATGAGAATAACGATCCAAAAGAAATACTGGATAACACTCAGCCTGGAACATCTTACGATATGAAATCCGGCTTGGTTGACAACACCCTCATTGACTAA